In Myxococcales bacterium, the following proteins share a genomic window:
- a CDS encoding sulfurtransferase yields the protein MEAVTNIAAYKFANLGELRALREDLQGFCKARALKGTILLAPEGINLFIAGDKQGADDLLAKLRAVPGLGTLAAKYSESAAQPFNRMLVRIKKEIIAFGIDGIDPANKPSPKLAPAELKRWLDDGKPVLMLDTRNDYEYKIGTFAGAKTLPIDHFRQFPAAVESLAKAGEITPDTPIVMFCTGGIRCEKAGPYMAQAGYKHVYQLDGGILKYFEDVGSAHYTGECFVFDHRVGIDAHLQPTETAQCFACMAPVTAIEQRDPRYIKGESCPHCFVTSETHLAAERVAKAAALRAFAKALPGSEPYDNFKPFKITQAFDGQPIGAFLRGVFPHVDVATWDVAFAHGRIIDEEHEPIASDTIVRAGERFFRIDPATREPDVCADIELLTSDDVMLVVGKPAPLPMHPSGRFNRNTLQHMLAQVYAPQRPRPVHRLDANTSGLVVFARSRHAAHKLQQQFERGDVRKQYLARIAGHPPQDTFVVEAPISTGAGLAGSRTVDDEGGQAARTEFAVLARLPDGTAMVTARPITGRTNQIRIHAWQLGMPVVGDPTYLPGGRIADAQTLPVGAPPMCLHAHTLSFRHPVTDAPLAFTAPPPAWAVVP from the coding sequence CAAGTTTGCCAACCTGGGCGAATTGCGCGCGCTGCGCGAGGACCTGCAGGGCTTTTGCAAGGCGCGGGCGCTAAAGGGCACCATCTTGCTCGCGCCGGAGGGCATTAATCTATTTATCGCCGGCGACAAGCAAGGTGCCGACGATTTACTCGCGAAGCTGCGGGCGGTGCCGGGGCTGGGGACGCTTGCGGCAAAATACAGCGAGAGCGCGGCGCAACCGTTCAATCGCATGTTGGTGCGCATCAAGAAAGAGATCATCGCGTTTGGCATTGACGGCATTGATCCGGCCAACAAGCCGTCGCCTAAGCTGGCACCGGCCGAGCTAAAGCGCTGGCTCGATGATGGCAAGCCGGTGCTGATGCTCGATACGCGCAACGACTACGAATACAAGATCGGCACGTTTGCCGGGGCCAAGACCCTCCCCATCGACCATTTTCGCCAGTTTCCCGCCGCGGTTGAATCGCTGGCGAAAGCAGGCGAAATTACGCCGGACACGCCGATCGTGATGTTTTGCACCGGCGGCATCCGCTGCGAAAAAGCTGGGCCTTACATGGCACAAGCTGGCTACAAACATGTTTATCAGCTCGACGGCGGCATCTTGAAGTACTTTGAAGATGTTGGCAGCGCGCACTACACCGGCGAGTGCTTTGTGTTTGACCACCGGGTTGGGATTGACGCACATCTGCAGCCGACCGAGACGGCGCAATGCTTTGCGTGCATGGCGCCGGTCACCGCGATCGAGCAACGCGACCCGCGCTACATTAAAGGCGAGTCCTGTCCACACTGCTTTGTGACGTCCGAGACCCATTTGGCCGCCGAGCGCGTAGCTAAGGCCGCGGCCTTGCGCGCATTCGCCAAGGCGCTGCCAGGCAGCGAGCCCTACGACAACTTTAAGCCCTTCAAGATCACGCAGGCGTTCGACGGCCAACCCATCGGCGCCTTCTTGCGCGGCGTCTTTCCGCACGTAGACGTGGCGACCTGGGACGTGGCGTTTGCGCATGGGCGCATCATCGACGAAGAACACGAACCTATTGCGTCCGACACGATCGTGCGCGCCGGCGAGCGTTTTTTTCGCATCGATCCAGCGACGCGCGAGCCCGATGTTTGTGCTGACATCGAGCTGCTGACAAGCGACGACGTGATGCTCGTGGTGGGCAAGCCGGCGCCGCTGCCCATGCACCCAAGCGGGCGCTTTAATCGCAACACGCTGCAGCACATGTTGGCGCAGGTCTACGCGCCTCAAAGGCCTCGTCCCGTCCACCGGCTCGACGCCAACACGTCCGGCTTGGTGGTCTTTGCGCGCAGCCGCCATGCGGCGCACAAGCTGCAGCAGCAATTTGAGCGTGGCGACGTTCGCAAGCAATACCTCGCGCGCATCGCCGGGCACCCACCGCAAGATACGTTTGTGGTCGAGGCGCCGATCAGCACGGGGGCGGGCCTTGCGGGCTCGCGTACCGTCGACGACGAAGGTGGCCAGGCCGCGCGCACCGAATTTGCGGTCTTGGCGCGGCTGCCCGACGGCACGGCGATGGTCACCGCTCGTCCGATTACCGGACGGACGAATCAAATCCGCATTCACGCTTGGCAGCTCGGCATGCCGGTGGTTGGCGACCCGACGTACCTACCGGGCGGCCGCATTGCCGACGCGCAGACGCTACCAGTCGGCGCGCCGCCGATGTGCCTGCACGCGCACACGCTTTCGTTTCGCCATCCCGTCACCGACGCGCCACTTGCGTTTACCGCGCCTCCGCCGGCGTGGGCTGTCGTGCCCTAA
- a CDS encoding glutathione S-transferase — protein MPKPHLYVGNYNYSSWSLRPWLCLAWSGLAFDETLINLDQDGYGEKKIADVLAVSPTGTLPAMRVGDLTIWDSLAIAEWAAEAAPAASLWPQDLMVRAVARSVTCEMHAGFPGIRRDLSMNIRRRVVATGLPSETLAEIERIDQLWCTMRAQFGSGGAHLFGHRTIADAFYTPVATRFRTYGISLSAAAGAYCDALLADTAFTTWEARVLAVPAEPFSRAPIDALYI, from the coding sequence ATGCCTAAGCCTCACCTCTACGTTGGCAACTATAACTACTCCAGTTGGTCGTTGCGGCCATGGCTCTGCCTGGCTTGGTCGGGCCTTGCCTTCGACGAAACGCTCATCAATCTCGATCAAGACGGCTATGGCGAGAAAAAGATCGCCGACGTGCTAGCCGTCTCGCCGACCGGCACCTTGCCTGCCATGCGCGTTGGCGACCTGACGATTTGGGACAGCCTCGCCATTGCCGAGTGGGCGGCCGAGGCGGCGCCCGCCGCGAGCCTGTGGCCACAAGACCTGATGGTCCGCGCCGTGGCGCGCTCGGTGACGTGCGAAATGCATGCCGGGTTTCCAGGCATCCGCCGCGATCTCTCGATGAACATACGCCGGCGCGTGGTGGCGACCGGGCTGCCCTCGGAGACCCTCGCCGAAATCGAGCGGATCGATCAGCTTTGGTGCACAATGCGCGCGCAATTTGGCAGCGGCGGCGCGCATTTGTTTGGTCACCGCACGATCGCCGACGCCTTTTATACGCCGGTGGCCACGCGCTTTCGCACCTATGGCATCTCGCTCTCTGCCGCCGCTGGGGCCTATTGCGACGCCCTGCTGGCTGATACCGCCTTTACCACCTGGGAAGCACGCGTGCTCGCCGTGCCCGCCGAGCCGTTTTCGCGGGCACCGATCGACGCGCTCTATATTTAG